TGATCGACATGCTCGACGGCCGGGCGCTCGACGCCATCGTCGCCAAGCACCGGCCCGACATCATCGTTCCGGAGATCGAGGCGATTCGCACCGAGCGATTCTACGATTATGAAAAGCAGGGGATTCAGGTGGTGCCCTCCGCGAGGGCGGCCAATTTTACGATGAACCGCAAGGCGATCCGAGACCTTGCTGCCCGCGATCTCGGCTTGCGTACGGCGAACTACCGCTATGCCTCCTCGCTTGAAGAGTTGCGGTCGGCAGTGGGTGAAGTTGGCCTGCCCTGCGTGGTCAAGCCGCTGATGAGTTCGTCGGGCAAGGGGCAATCGACGGTGCGGAGCGAGGCGGAGATCGAGGCGGCGTGGAGCTACTCGCAGAGCGGCAAGCGCGGCGACATCGCCGAGGTGATCGTCGAGGCTTTCGTGCCGTTCCATACCGAAATTACGCTCTTGACCGTGACGCAAAAGAATGGCCCAACGCTCTTCTGCCCGCCCATCGGCCACCGGCAGGAGCGCGGCGACTATCAGGAGAGCTGGCAGCCGTGCCGCATCAGCCCGGAGCAACTGGAAGAGGCGCAGAATATCGCGGGCAAAGTGACCGAGGCCTTGACCGGGGCGGGCATCTGGGGCGTGGAGTTTTTCCTTGCCGACGACGGCGTCTACTTTTCGGAGCTTTCGCCGCGGCCGCACGATACCGGCATGGTGACGCTCGCCGGAACGCAGAACCTCTCGGAGTTCGAGCTGCACGCCCGCGCGGTGCTCGGCTTGCCGGTTCCAGATATCACGTTGCTCCGCGCCGGAGCGAGCGCCGT
The nucleotide sequence above comes from Chlorobaculum tepidum TLS. Encoded proteins:
- the purT gene encoding formate-dependent phosphoribosylglycinamide formyltransferase, which codes for MPKTIMLLGSGELGKEFVIAVKRLGQRVVAVDSYDDAPAQQVADRREVIDMLDGRALDAIVAKHRPDIIVPEIEAIRTERFYDYEKQGIQVVPSARAANFTMNRKAIRDLAARDLGLRTANYRYASSLEELRSAVGEVGLPCVVKPLMSSSGKGQSTVRSEAEIEAAWSYSQSGKRGDIAEVIVEAFVPFHTEITLLTVTQKNGPTLFCPPIGHRQERGDYQESWQPCRISPEQLEEAQNIAGKVTEALTGAGIWGVEFFLADDGVYFSELSPRPHDTGMVTLAGTQNLSEFELHARAVLGLPVPDITLLRAGASAVILADRVGNNPSFDGLDAALAEPGSDIRIFGKPVMRPYRRMGVALMSGEKGSDVDELKRQAIANAEKVMIKCDETV